One genomic window of Bacillota bacterium includes the following:
- the pxpB gene encoding 5-oxoprolinase subunit PxpB, translated as MRPRGRPPLFRLRSAGERAVYVDPLDARGQPLGPSPATARLLAAWARALEPPPAGVEAVLRGYATLYLELDPRQASEAELFRRLDRLLAEAGAAGDGGQAPRFVELPVLYGGEAGPDLEAVARETGRTPEEVVRLHSSRTYHALALGFSPGFAYLGELPAELEVDRLPRPRERVPAGSVAIAGRQTAVYPSATPGGWRLIGRCPLPLLLPGEEPPVRIRLGDRVRFRPVDAGEFRRLEAEARAPRPAPAAGGEAGAEAAVEVVRPGFLTSVQDLGRPAWRGYGFVEAGALDRAALMAANALVGNEPGAAGLEMTVAGPVLRFLRPLAIALAGADLGAELDGLRLEPGRAVQVRPGQLLRFRGRRRGARAYLALEGGIDLPAPGGSRSTDLVAGVGGLGGRPLGAGDRLRTGGAGSRRPLAPEEVARLLPPLPEPGRPLAVRVTLGPDDDLFAPGALEALAGLAWRLSPASNRTGMRLEGGRLDFLPEAQGALAGRSLSEPVAAGAVQVPPGGEPILLLADRPTIGGYARIATAIEADLDRLAQLAPGDLLRMLPVSPEAARAADRRRRAEMEALRGREAG; from the coding sequence GTGAGGCCGCGCGGCCGCCCGCCCCTCTTCCGGCTGCGGAGCGCCGGGGAGCGGGCGGTCTACGTCGACCCCCTGGACGCGCGCGGCCAGCCGCTCGGGCCCTCGCCGGCGACGGCCCGCCTGCTGGCCGCCTGGGCGCGGGCGCTGGAGCCGCCGCCGGCGGGCGTCGAGGCGGTGCTGCGCGGCTACGCCACCCTCTACCTGGAGCTGGACCCGCGGCAGGCATCAGAGGCGGAGCTGTTCCGCCGGCTCGACCGCCTCCTGGCGGAGGCGGGCGCGGCGGGGGACGGCGGGCAGGCGCCGCGCTTCGTGGAGCTGCCGGTCCTCTATGGCGGCGAGGCCGGGCCGGACCTGGAGGCGGTGGCGCGCGAGACCGGCCGGACGCCGGAGGAAGTGGTGCGCCTCCACAGCTCGCGCACCTACCATGCGCTGGCGCTGGGCTTCAGCCCGGGCTTCGCCTACCTGGGCGAGCTGCCCGCGGAGCTGGAGGTGGACCGGCTCCCCAGGCCCAGGGAGCGGGTGCCGGCCGGCTCGGTGGCCATCGCCGGCCGCCAGACCGCCGTCTACCCCTCCGCCACGCCGGGCGGCTGGCGGCTGATCGGCCGCTGCCCGCTGCCGCTCCTCCTGCCCGGGGAGGAGCCGCCGGTGCGCATCCGCCTGGGCGACCGGGTCCGCTTCCGCCCGGTGGACGCCGGGGAGTTCCGCCGCCTGGAGGCGGAGGCGCGGGCGCCGCGGCCGGCGCCGGCGGCGGGCGGGGAGGCGGGTGCGGAGGCGGCGGTGGAGGTGGTCCGGCCCGGCTTCCTCACCAGCGTGCAGGACCTGGGGCGGCCGGCGTGGCGAGGCTACGGCTTCGTCGAGGCCGGCGCCCTGGACCGGGCTGCGCTGATGGCGGCCAACGCGCTGGTGGGCAACGAGCCGGGCGCGGCCGGGCTGGAGATGACGGTGGCGGGGCCGGTGCTCCGCTTCCTGCGGCCGCTCGCCATCGCGCTGGCGGGCGCCGACCTGGGCGCCGAGCTGGACGGGCTTCGCCTGGAGCCGGGCCGGGCCGTGCAGGTGCGGCCGGGCCAGCTGCTCCGCTTCCGTGGGCGGCGGCGCGGCGCGCGCGCCTACCTGGCGCTGGAGGGCGGCATCGACCTGCCCGCCCCGGGAGGAAGCCGTTCCACCGACTTGGTGGCCGGAGTCGGGGGCCTGGGGGGCCGCCCGCTCGGCGCCGGCGACCGGCTGCGCACGGGCGGGGCCGGGAGCCGCCGGCCGCTGGCGCCCGAGGAGGTGGCGCGGCTTCTGCCGCCGCTGCCCGAGCCTGGCCGGCCGCTGGCGGTCCGCGTCACCCTGGGGCCCGACGACGACCTCTTCGCCCCGGGGGCGCTGGAGGCGCTGGCGGGGCTCGCCTGGCGCCTCTCCCCGGCCTCCAACCGCACGGGGATGCGGCTGGAAGGCGGACGCCTGGACTTCCTCCCCGAGGCGCAGGGCGCCCTGGCCGGGCGTTCGCTCTCGGAGCCGGTGGCGGCGGGGGCGGTGCAGGTGCCGCCGGGCGGCGAGCCCATCCTCCTCCTGGCCGACCGGCCCACCATCGGCGGCTACGCACGCATCGCCACGGCGATCGAGGCCGACCTCGACCGGCTGGCCCAGCTGGCGCCGGGCGACCTCCTGCGGATGCTGCCCGTCTCGCCGGAGGCGGCGCGGGCGGCGGACCGCCGCCGGCGGGCGGAGATGGAGGCGCTCCGCGGCCGGGAGGCGGGCTGA